Proteins encoded by one window of Candidatus Poribacteria bacterium:
- a CDS encoding sigma-70 family RNA polymerase sigma factor: MKSALTTHTEPKHFDEQELITRVLNGDADAFNPLVRKYQQKIYNMIYRQVHDHETAKDLCQEVFLKAWQALPKFKGQSVFYTWLYKIAVNCSIDFLRKRKQKKQIIFACEALPQNADDVLPMIQMQPSPCQILEKEELGHTIQRAVQQLPSRQRQVFRLRYFHELPIKQIALHMNKSESTVKTTLHHARKKLQNMLRPYLQNEPLEHQIR; the protein is encoded by the coding sequence ATGAAAAGTGCTTTAACAACACACACTGAACCCAAGCATTTTGATGAACAGGAACTTATCACGCGTGTCCTGAATGGTGATGCTGATGCGTTTAACCCACTTGTGCGCAAATACCAGCAAAAAATCTATAATATGATTTACCGTCAGGTTCACGACCATGAGACAGCGAAAGACCTCTGCCAAGAGGTGTTCCTCAAAGCATGGCAAGCACTGCCAAAATTTAAGGGACAATCTGTGTTCTATACTTGGCTCTACAAAATTGCTGTCAATTGCAGTATTGACTTCCTCCGCAAGCGGAAACAAAAGAAACAGATTATTTTCGCTTGCGAAGCATTACCCCAAAACGCAGACGATGTCCTTCCGATGATTCAGATGCAGCCATCGCCTTGTCAAATCCTTGAGAAGGAGGAACTTGGACACACTATCCAGAGGGCAGTGCAGCAATTGCCATCTCGCCAACGTCAAGTGTTTCGTTTGCGTTACTTTCATGAACTCCCGATAAAGCAAATTGCCTTACACATGAACAAGTCGGAGAGCACTGTTAAAACGACCCTGCATCATGCCCGAAAAAAACTTCAAAATATGCTGCGTCCTTACCTCCAAAACGAACCGCTTGAGCACCAGATCCGGTAG
- a CDS encoding ABC transporter permease subunit, producing the protein MILHIAKKEIHHNLTTLRFALMIILLPLLMIANALIYGYGDDGYITRVNAYNKQIEKKLSHLETYAAQGLGGLAVIGPGDMPKRPSPLKFSANGADEVIPRYVIMQEYGTASRSGRSDEFEAYAWKGPWTLRYPLNSFDEGSATRGIKIDWVFIGVLMSFFAILFTFDAVAGERSSGTLSLMMSNTVSRSQVLLGKSVGAFLTLMVPLVIGILLNLLVIQLSGSLSFDSGTSLRILGMIGLFGLLISAFIFVGLFFSSRVSDAITSLVWLLLTWVFVAFVFPNLLGIFVGNLNPIPSVDEVSLRRDAQLKQISEQFQPWGAYGPWGTSSETSSKLNEAPSTENPSATRQWATYFTTQKGIETKSLDEHIDQQFRQVQLARDLTQISPIATFQYAMEGLANTGIVSYMNFVKQARRYRQTFIDFIKTEDRSDSESLHIYPVKEGLSQKPVDPDAVPVFEERISYRSVLSQVGLLVLFNLLFFIVAQVSFLMSEIK; encoded by the coding sequence ATGATTTTACACATTGCGAAGAAAGAGATTCATCACAATCTCACAACGCTCCGGTTCGCTTTGATGATAATTCTGCTACCCCTTCTGATGATAGCGAACGCGTTGATATACGGTTATGGTGATGATGGATATATAACACGGGTCAATGCTTACAATAAGCAAATAGAAAAAAAGTTATCTCACCTTGAAACGTATGCCGCCCAGGGTTTAGGGGGGTTGGCGGTGATAGGCCCCGGGGATATGCCGAAACGTCCGAGTCCTCTGAAATTCTCCGCCAATGGGGCTGATGAAGTGATACCGCGTTATGTCATCATGCAGGAGTACGGCACTGCCAGTCGCAGTGGTAGGTCTGATGAATTTGAAGCTTATGCATGGAAGGGACCCTGGACGTTAAGGTATCCGTTGAATAGTTTTGATGAAGGGAGTGCAACCCGCGGTATCAAAATTGACTGGGTTTTCATCGGTGTGCTGATGAGTTTTTTCGCCATCCTGTTCACTTTTGATGCTGTCGCTGGGGAACGATCAAGCGGCACACTCAGTTTGATGATGTCCAACACAGTCTCGCGCAGCCAAGTGTTGTTGGGAAAGTCCGTCGGTGCATTTCTGACGCTCATGGTGCCACTCGTAATTGGCATCCTGCTGAATCTATTGGTTATCCAACTTTCTGGGAGTCTTTCCTTTGATTCGGGAACCTCTCTCAGGATTCTGGGTATGATAGGACTTTTTGGGTTGCTCATTTCTGCTTTTATTTTCGTCGGCTTGTTTTTTTCAAGTCGTGTCTCAGATGCCATTACAAGTTTGGTATGGCTCTTACTCACTTGGGTTTTCGTTGCGTTTGTCTTTCCGAATCTACTCGGGATTTTTGTCGGCAACCTGAATCCAATTCCATCGGTTGACGAAGTCTCATTGCGAAGAGATGCACAATTGAAGCAAATTAGCGAGCAATTTCAGCCTTGGGGCGCGTACGGGCCTTGGGGCACGTCCAGCGAAACATCAAGTAAGTTGAACGAAGCACCCTCCACCGAAAATCCATCAGCGACGCGACAGTGGGCAACATACTTTACAACGCAGAAAGGAATAGAAACAAAAAGTCTTGATGAACATATTGATCAGCAGTTTAGGCAGGTGCAGCTTGCCCGTGACCTGACGCAGATCTCACCGATAGCGACTTTCCAGTATGCGATGGAAGGACTTGCAAATACAGGTATTGTGAGTTATATGAATTTTGTGAAACAGGCGCGCCGCTATCGGCAGACGTTCATAGATTTCATTAAAACCGAGGATCGGAGCGACTCGGAAAGTCTCCATATCTATCCAGTGAAAGAGGGGTTATCTCAGAAACCCGTGGATCCGGATGCTGTGCCGGTCTTTGAGGAGCGGATTTCTTATCGGAGTGTGTTATCGCAAGTCGGGTTGCTGGTGCTGTTTAATTTGCTATTCTTTATTGTGGCACAGGTCTCTTTTCTGATGAGTGAGATTAAGTGA
- a CDS encoding ABC transporter permease subunit, protein MHTLWLVIQREFVSNVLTARFMIGFIVCVLSTAVAVFVQVDDHEKRLVGYNTAIRESQAEAKNWKLYTDISAKVHRKPNPLGIFNIGMETSGVNTVVVEPDKPIWKRDSSSPGWGETTRKIGADNPFLAMFLSVDVVFIFKIVLSALAILFAYNTISGEREDGTLKLVLSNSIPRDTVVLGKYLGGMLSLFPIVVVSLVVALLLALSSPDIAFDGNDIAHVVLIFGISLLYVSTWYLLGLLLSVWTKEATTTLILSMFLWVILTSVHANVATFAVTKFSPHKPDSEEKVFQQTIQLWKDFRKERDDYLKKRGYDSPTKTVSWHRDEKGRSGGSAGTSSTSAEWFVTESYRIGNMKYADVSVLQEFLSYQEPLRIAYTDRAEEILRKAADDRERNAKFADFLSRISFADVYRFAVGAIAGTDRESYNDFLESSRTHKREIVEYLKDKKAFSSRAWFSDDQGAADLADLPVYRHQRFSLSESFSRASVDILILLAWNIILFMLAYVSFLRYEMS, encoded by the coding sequence ATGCATACACTTTGGCTTGTTATCCAACGAGAATTTGTTTCAAATGTGTTGACCGCCCGATTTATGATTGGGTTTATCGTGTGTGTGCTTTCAACGGCTGTCGCGGTTTTCGTCCAGGTGGATGATCACGAAAAGCGTTTAGTGGGATATAACACGGCTATCCGGGAATCCCAAGCAGAAGCAAAGAATTGGAAACTCTACACTGATATTAGTGCCAAGGTGCACAGAAAACCGAATCCGCTCGGCATTTTTAACATCGGGATGGAAACCTCTGGTGTAAATACGGTCGTTGTTGAGCCTGACAAGCCGATTTGGAAACGGGATAGCAGTTCCCCCGGTTGGGGCGAAACGACTCGGAAGATAGGAGCAGACAACCCTTTTCTGGCAATGTTTCTCTCCGTTGATGTGGTTTTCATCTTCAAGATTGTACTCAGTGCGTTAGCGATTCTGTTTGCTTACAACACGATTTCGGGCGAAAGAGAGGACGGCACGCTGAAACTCGTGTTATCCAATTCGATACCGAGAGACACGGTGGTTTTGGGGAAATACCTCGGTGGTATGTTGTCGCTGTTCCCTATTGTTGTGGTGAGTTTGGTTGTGGCACTGTTGCTTGCCCTCTCTTCACCTGACATTGCCTTTGATGGAAACGACATTGCACACGTGGTCCTGATATTCGGTATTTCGCTGTTGTACGTGTCAACGTGGTATCTTTTAGGACTGCTCTTATCTGTTTGGACGAAGGAAGCAACAACGACATTAATTCTTTCGATGTTTCTCTGGGTGATCCTGACAAGTGTTCATGCGAACGTGGCGACATTTGCGGTGACGAAATTTTCGCCACATAAACCGGACTCGGAGGAAAAAGTTTTTCAACAGACGATTCAACTCTGGAAGGATTTCAGAAAAGAACGCGACGATTACCTCAAAAAAAGGGGGTACGATAGTCCAACGAAGACGGTCTCTTGGCACCGCGATGAAAAAGGTAGAAGTGGTGGGTCTGCTGGTACTTCCTCTACCTCTGCGGAATGGTTTGTTACAGAGAGTTATCGCATTGGAAATATGAAGTACGCCGACGTTTCTGTTCTCCAAGAATTTTTAAGTTATCAGGAACCACTTCGGATTGCGTATACGGATAGGGCGGAAGAAATTCTCAGAAAAGCTGCGGATGACCGAGAGCGGAACGCAAAGTTCGCAGATTTTCTCTCCCGTATTTCCTTCGCAGATGTGTACCGTTTTGCTGTTGGGGCAATAGCAGGGACCGACCGGGAGAGTTATAATGACTTTCTTGAGAGTTCCAGGACCCATAAACGTGAGATTGTTGAGTATTTGAAAGATAAAAAGGCATTTTCTTCGCGCGCTTGGTTTTCGGATGACCAGGGTGCTGCGGATTTGGCGGATCTGCCGGTTTATCGACATCAACGGTTCTCCCTCTCCGAAAGTTTCTCACGCGCTTCTGTGGATATTCTGATCTTGTTAGCATGGAATATCATTCTGTTTATGTTGGCTTATGTGTCTTTTCTGAGATATGAGATGAGTTGA
- a CDS encoding ABC transporter permease subunit has protein sequence MILHIAIKEIYHNLTTLRFALMIILLPVLFVANALMYSLGGDGYMVQVNAYNRQGTQQTKHIQNSANKSLAELALVGPGEISKSPSRLTFCADGADAQIPRSVKMVSGGSWSRSGQHETEDYEWTPPWTLEYPLQSKARSAMQRIKIDWVFIGILMSFFSILFTFDAIAGERTRGTLSLIMSNTISRGQVLLGKYLGAFLTLMVPLVIGILMNLLVILLSGNIPFASEDWLKILGMVAVFALHLSIFIFLGLFFSSRVSNPITSLVWLLLTWVCLAFVFPSLLGTFVGNLNPILSVDEVSMQKEAQLGQLRDEFRPNGGSRETPSKLSKAASVENPEATRLWADYFTREMETKTRFADGQIDSQFRQVQLARDLTQISPIATFQYAMEGLANTGIVSYMNFVKQARRYRQTFIDFIKTEDRSDSESLHIYPVKEGLSQKPVDPDAVPVFEERISYRSVLSQVGLLVLFNLLFFIVAQVSFLMSEIK, from the coding sequence ATGATTTTGCATATTGCGATAAAGGAGATATACCACAATCTCACGACGCTGCGGTTCGCTTTGATGATAATTCTGCTGCCTGTCCTGTTTGTAGCGAACGCGCTGATGTATAGTCTCGGTGGCGATGGCTACATGGTGCAAGTCAATGCCTATAACCGACAGGGGACACAGCAGACAAAACATATCCAAAATTCCGCGAATAAAAGTTTGGCGGAGTTAGCACTGGTGGGACCTGGGGAGATTTCAAAATCTCCGAGTCGGTTGACTTTCTGTGCCGATGGCGCAGATGCCCAGATACCGCGTTCTGTCAAGATGGTGAGTGGCGGTTCATGGAGTCGAAGCGGTCAACATGAGACTGAAGATTACGAATGGACACCACCGTGGACATTAGAGTATCCTTTGCAGAGCAAGGCGCGGAGCGCGATGCAGCGGATTAAGATTGATTGGGTCTTCATTGGTATTCTGATGAGTTTTTTTTCTATCTTGTTCACCTTCGATGCGATCGCCGGGGAACGGACGCGCGGTACGTTGAGTCTGATAATGTCCAACACTATCTCACGCGGACAGGTGTTGTTGGGGAAATACCTCGGGGCATTTTTAACACTGATGGTGCCGCTTGTAATCGGCATTCTGATGAATTTGTTGGTTATCCTTCTCTCCGGAAATATTCCGTTTGCGTCAGAAGATTGGCTGAAGATTTTAGGGATGGTGGCGGTGTTCGCGTTACATCTCTCTATTTTTATTTTTCTGGGACTGTTTTTCTCCAGTCGCGTCTCGAATCCTATTACAAGTTTAGTGTGGTTGTTACTAACCTGGGTTTGCTTGGCGTTTGTGTTTCCAAGTCTGTTGGGTACTTTTGTCGGTAATCTTAATCCGATCTTGTCGGTTGACGAAGTCTCAATGCAAAAGGAGGCGCAATTGGGGCAGCTGAGAGATGAATTCCGTCCTAATGGCGGATCTAGAGAAACTCCCTCTAAATTAAGCAAGGCGGCATCTGTTGAGAATCCAGAAGCGACGCGTCTTTGGGCGGACTACTTCACCAGAGAAATGGAGACGAAAACTCGGTTTGCTGATGGACAGATTGACAGTCAGTTTAGACAGGTGCAGCTTGCCCGCGATCTCACCCAAATCTCACCGATAGCGACTTTCCAGTATGCGATGGAAGGACTTGCGAATACAGGTATCGTGAGTTATATGAATTTTGTGAAACAGGCGCGCCGCTATCGGCAGACGTTCATAGATTTCATTAAAACCGAGGATCGGAGCGACTCGGAAAGTCTCCATATCTATCCAGTGAAAGAGGGGTTATCTCAGAAACCCGTGGATCCGGATGCTGTGCCGGTCTTTGAGGAGCGGATTTCTTATCGGAGTGTGTTATCGCAAGTCGGGTTGCTGGTGCTGTTTAATTTGCTATTCTTTATTGTGGCACAGGTCTCTTTTCTGATGAGTGAGATTAAGTGA
- a CDS encoding ABC transporter permease: MHALWLVIQREFVSNVLTSRFMIGFIVCVLSTAVAVFVQMDDYEKRLTGYNTAVREATVEAREWELYSKIKPKAHRKPNPLGIFNVGMENDGANTVTIELAKPIFELSFPIWEAPTQKRGSDNPFLAMFLTVDVVFIFKIVLSALAILFAYNTISGEREDGTLKLVLSNSIPRDTIVLGKYLGGMLSLFPIVLVSLIVALLIAVSSPVTAFDGNDIAHIVLIFGVSLLYVSTWYLLGLLLSVWTKTAATTLILSMFIWVILTSVHSNVVAFAVEKFPPYQSKPEAAFLQPAFDVWDEFKKERDAYVKQRGYENITKSISWEPDELTGTGSSSWSGGYFLIENYSVQNISKADTSVFQELLGYQERLRAEYAGKAEEILNEPAEERERNAKFANALSRISFADVYHFAVGTIAGTDQQSYNEFIKGSRAYKREIVEYLKDKKAFSSRAWFSTDKGAADLVDLPVYRHQRLSLTESFARASVDILILLAWNIVLFMTAYVSFLRYDMS; encoded by the coding sequence ATGCATGCACTTTGGCTTGTTATCCAGCGAGAATTTGTTTCAAACGTGTTGACATCCCGATTTATGATTGGGTTTATCGTGTGCGTGCTTTCAACTGCCGTCGCGGTTTTCGTTCAGATGGACGATTACGAGAAGCGTTTGACGGGATATAATACTGCTGTCCGGGAAGCAACGGTGGAAGCGCGGGAATGGGAACTCTATAGTAAAATTAAACCGAAAGCACACCGAAAACCGAATCCTTTGGGTATCTTTAACGTGGGAATGGAGAATGATGGGGCAAATACGGTCACTATTGAATTGGCAAAGCCCATCTTTGAACTCTCTTTCCCAATATGGGAAGCACCGACACAGAAGCGAGGTTCAGACAACCCGTTCCTTGCGATGTTCCTGACTGTTGATGTTGTTTTCATTTTCAAAATCGTGCTGAGTGCCTTAGCGATTCTGTTTGCGTACAACACTATTTCCGGGGAGAGAGAGGACGGCACACTGAAGCTTGTGTTATCCAATTCAATACCGAGAGATACGATAGTGTTGGGGAAATATCTCGGCGGGATGTTGTCCCTGTTCCCAATTGTGTTGGTGAGTTTAATCGTAGCATTGCTAATCGCTGTCTCTTCTCCAGTTACTGCCTTTGATGGAAACGATATTGCCCACATCGTGCTGATATTCGGTGTCTCGCTATTGTACGTATCAACATGGTATCTTTTGGGGTTGCTTCTATCAGTATGGACGAAGACGGCTGCGACGACCTTAATCCTTTCGATGTTTATTTGGGTGATTCTAACGAGTGTTCATTCAAATGTAGTGGCGTTTGCTGTGGAGAAATTCCCACCGTACCAGTCGAAACCTGAAGCAGCGTTTCTCCAACCTGCTTTCGATGTCTGGGACGAGTTCAAAAAGGAACGGGATGCATACGTCAAACAGCGCGGATATGAGAATATAACGAAGTCTATTTCTTGGGAGCCTGACGAGCTTACGGGAACCGGCAGTAGTTCTTGGTCTGGCGGTTATTTTTTAATAGAAAATTATAGCGTCCAAAACATTAGCAAAGCGGATACCTCCGTCTTCCAAGAACTTTTAGGATATCAAGAGCGGCTTCGGGCTGAATATGCGGGTAAAGCGGAGGAAATTCTCAACGAACCTGCGGAAGAACGGGAGCGGAATGCGAAGTTTGCAAACGCGCTCTCCCGTATTTCCTTCGCAGACGTATATCACTTCGCTGTCGGAACAATAGCAGGGACTGACCAGCAGAGTTATAACGAATTTATTAAGGGGTCCAGAGCTTATAAACGTGAGATTGTTGAATACCTAAAAGATAAAAAGGCGTTTTCTTCGCGGGCGTGGTTCTCCACAGATAAGGGTGCTGCGGATTTGGTGGATCTGCCGGTTTACCGACATCAGCGGCTCTCCCTCACCGAAAGTTTCGCCCGTGCTTCAGTAGATATTCTAATCTTGTTGGCATGGAATATTGTTCTATTCATGACGGCTTATGTATCCTTCCTACGATATGATATGAGTTGA
- a CDS encoding lectin-like protein, giving the protein MLKTNTKNLSKGEKIIRFQNFRHPLAAFIGILVLLLVASLFSRGEVTSPLQEDASTLSGRVIDMEENPVSDLTLGIQPIDIIDGEMWQIPTPMQQSRTNSTGSFRIGSIVPGHAKLVVIPKSGTVESDTEIRSIDIGGLSFLTIDRPNFQVSHEQRIRFLSTFEVEPKKVSTVGGIPLYIKSGVDIKDITVTVQPRMRVRCRVLLADGTPLTDATVKLHLSYRSLDDVMSGSFSRSPTYTDSDGYIVMYVNLPAFCTVSVEYQGDTATAETFKIAEGQRRHNLVFRLSEASVPPVPKMPMPNPMEAWVVNPANGHTYKKIRCRSWEDAYATATAEGAHLVSINDEAEQKWLVETFGQEPFLIGLTHLANQTEWQWISGEPVTYTNWALQELEMDRDALVFVDMINGKWHIGTSESLQRIGIALLEKADGKSETE; this is encoded by the coding sequence ATGTTAAAAACCAACACAAAAAATCTATCAAAAGGAGAAAAAATCATAAGATTTCAAAACTTCAGACACCCGCTTGCGGCTTTCATTGGGATTTTAGTACTTTTACTTGTTGCCTCATTGTTTAGTAGGGGCGAGGTGACCTCGCCCCTACAAGAGGACGCGAGTACCCTCTCAGGACGCGTTATTGATATGGAGGAGAATCCCGTTTCCGATCTTACGTTGGGAATTCAACCGATTGACATTATTGATGGAGAGATGTGGCAGATACCTACACCGATGCAACAATCTCGGACCAATTCAACGGGGAGCTTTCGCATCGGCAGCATCGTTCCGGGGCACGCGAAATTGGTGGTAATTCCAAAGTCAGGAACCGTTGAATCCGATACGGAAATTCGCTCCATTGACATTGGCGGTTTGAGTTTCTTGACAATTGACAGGCCAAATTTCCAGGTATCACATGAGCAGCGTATTAGGTTCCTTTCTACTTTTGAAGTCGAACCGAAGAAAGTGTCAACTGTAGGTGGTATCCCGCTTTACATCAAGTCGGGGGTGGATATCAAAGACATAACAGTAACTGTGCAACCTCGAATGCGCGTCCGTTGTCGGGTCCTTTTGGCGGATGGCACACCCTTAACCGACGCAACCGTAAAACTTCACCTAAGCTATCGGAGTTTAGATGATGTGATGAGCGGGAGTTTCAGCAGGAGTCCAACCTATACGGATTCGGATGGCTACATTGTGATGTATGTAAATTTGCCAGCGTTTTGCACAGTGTCTGTAGAATATCAAGGAGACACGGCAACAGCGGAAACGTTTAAGATCGCAGAGGGGCAACGCCGTCATAATTTGGTTTTCCGGTTGAGCGAGGCTTCAGTTCCGCCTGTCCCGAAGATGCCGATGCCGAACCCCATGGAAGCGTGGGTCGTGAATCCTGCCAATGGGCACACGTATAAAAAGATTCGGTGTAGGAGTTGGGAGGATGCCTATGCTACGGCGACTGCTGAAGGAGCACACTTGGTGTCGATTAACGACGAAGCAGAGCAGAAGTGGCTTGTAGAAACATTCGGGCAAGAACCGTTTTTAATCGGGTTGACTCATCTGGCGAATCAAACCGAATGGCAGTGGATAAGTGGTGAACCGGTTACGTACACCAACTGGGCACTTCAGGAATTGGAAATGGATCGGGATGCACTCGTGTTTGTGGATATGATAAATGGAAAATGGCATATCGGGACATCTGAGAGTTTACAACGTATCGGCATTGCACTCCTCGAAAAAGCGGATGGCAAGTCCGAAACAGAATAG
- a CDS encoding LamG domain-containing protein, with product MKGILFPLILGLLAVNFVSAGLDEDLVVYFTFDSVEGKKILDASDNQHDAEIVGKTKFVKGKHRNAIQITADTEEWVNVPTWQSLKISGEITMSAWVYREDWADGSGYWFDKGVYAGGVANKQHAYGMAVFQVKEAHWHLGPLKGTVITIILGGAGHQTRISKPLPKTENEKWHHVVGTYDGTFAKVYLDGELFFESLPINRDFPEVNDQALRIGCAKDRPQYAFDNGAIDEVALWSRSLTQTEIRTVMKGNMLAVSPRDKTATTWGDIKHRAITDE from the coding sequence ATGAAAGGGATACTATTTCCTTTGATTCTTGGGCTATTGGCAGTGAACTTCGTCTCTGCTGGGCTGGATGAGGACCTTGTTGTTTATTTTACCTTTGACAGTGTGGAAGGCAAGAAGATTCTTGATGCCTCTGACAACCAGCACGATGCCGAGATTGTCGGCAAAACTAAATTTGTTAAAGGCAAACATCGCAACGCGATTCAGATTACTGCTGATACCGAGGAGTGGGTCAACGTTCCTACTTGGCAGTCTCTGAAAATCAGTGGTGAGATAACCATGAGTGCCTGGGTTTATCGAGAAGATTGGGCTGACGGCTCAGGGTACTGGTTTGATAAAGGGGTCTATGCTGGGGGGGTTGCAAACAAGCAGCATGCCTACGGCATGGCTGTCTTCCAAGTGAAGGAGGCTCACTGGCACCTTGGTCCTTTAAAAGGCACCGTTATAACGATAATTTTGGGTGGGGCCGGACATCAGACAAGAATCAGTAAGCCCCTTCCGAAGACGGAAAATGAAAAGTGGCATCACGTTGTTGGGACGTACGACGGCACGTTTGCGAAAGTCTATCTTGATGGAGAACTCTTCTTTGAAAGTCTTCCTATCAATCGAGATTTTCCTGAAGTCAATGATCAGGCACTGCGGATTGGATGTGCTAAGGACCGACCGCAGTATGCCTTTGACAACGGTGCTATCGATGAAGTCGCACTCTGGAGCCGCTCTCTTACCCAAACTGAAATCAGAACAGTAATGAAGGGTAACATGCTTGCGGTTTCGCCCAGAGACAAGACTGCTACTACTTGGGGAGATATTAAGCATAGGGCAATTACTGACGAATAG